The proteins below come from a single Kryptolebias marmoratus isolate JLee-2015 linkage group LG12, ASM164957v2, whole genome shotgun sequence genomic window:
- the LOC108246119 gene encoding homologous-pairing protein 2 homolog — protein sequence MSKKDNGTSLILAYLNEKNRPYSAQDVFCNLQKQHGLGKTAVVKAMELLALEGKIKEKIYGKQKIYFANQDQFKDVNDADLKAMDGQISELSAELQTLTQSCKQLDAELKELNSSLTTEDMAAEIKELKAETSGYRARLEKIKSATNHVTPEEKEKVYKERDVYVKEWKKRKRMAADMIDTILEGYPKSKKEFLEEVGVETDEDCKVVIPST from the exons atgagcaaaaaagaTAACG GGACGTCGCTGATTCTTGCctatctaaatgaaaaaaaccgACCCTACAGTGCCCAGGATGTCTTCTGTAATTTGCAAAAGCAGCACGGATTGGGCAAAACG GCGGTTGTCAAAGCCATGGAGCTGCTGGCTCTGGAGGGCAAGATAAAGGAGAAAATATATGGCAAGCAGAAGATTTACTTTGCCAATCAG GATCAGTTCAAAGATGTGAACGATGCAGACCTGAAGGCAATGGATGGTCAGATCTCAGAGCTGAGTGCAGAGCTGCAGACCCTCACACAGAGCTGCAAACAACTAGATGCAG agctgaaggagctgaacagTTCCCTCACGACTGAGGACATGGCGGCGGAGATaaaggagctaaaagctgagACTTCTGGGTACAGAGCGCGTCTGGAGAAGATAAAGTCGGCTACAAATCACGTCACGCCAGAAGAGAAGGAGAAG GTTTATAAAGAGCGAGACGTTTATGTGAAGGAGtggaaaaagaggaagaggatg GCTGCAGACATGATAGACACCATCCTAGAGGGATATCCAAAGAGCAAAAAGGAGTTCCTG GAAGAAGTTGGAGTGGAGACGGATGAAGACTGTAAGGTGGTTATTCCAAGTACATGA